From the Halomonas meridiana genome, one window contains:
- a CDS encoding sensor domain-containing diguanylate cyclase: MTSMSTDHLYQLVNRSKRNTENVIKTAPLGICITDPHGNFEMVNPAYCQFYGYREEELIGQHFTLVVPEAYRSHMRQLHDDFIQGDETHELRQEWEVRCKNGETRTIIAEAARIEGDDGASRKVTFIVDITQRKQLEERLKQANERLEYLAHHDELTGLLNRRQGLAKLDEALERCRRYGNQLSIVLFDLDDFKNINDTYGHSTGDSVLQELTRVVNQQLRETDFQVRLGGEEFLIIMPEVDADSAHIAMERIRQKVEQTPYTEHELTVTLSAGIACYIEASSTRMLDRADKAMYQAKQAGRNRIVIASSSV, from the coding sequence CTCTACCAGTTGGTCAACCGTTCCAAACGCAATACGGAGAACGTGATCAAGACCGCACCACTGGGCATCTGCATTACCGACCCTCACGGGAATTTCGAGATGGTCAATCCGGCCTACTGCCAGTTCTACGGCTATCGGGAAGAGGAGCTGATCGGTCAGCACTTCACGCTCGTGGTGCCGGAAGCGTACCGCTCACACATGCGCCAGCTACACGATGACTTCATTCAAGGCGATGAAACCCATGAGCTTCGCCAAGAGTGGGAAGTGCGCTGTAAAAACGGTGAAACCCGCACCATCATCGCCGAAGCTGCCCGCATCGAAGGCGACGACGGTGCTTCTCGCAAGGTTACCTTCATCGTCGATATCACCCAGCGTAAGCAGCTCGAAGAGCGCTTGAAACAAGCCAACGAGCGCCTGGAATATTTGGCCCACCACGACGAACTCACCGGGCTGCTCAACCGTCGCCAAGGGCTCGCCAAGCTGGACGAAGCCCTAGAGCGCTGCCGCCGCTACGGCAATCAGCTCAGTATCGTGTTGTTCGATTTGGATGACTTCAAGAACATCAACGATACCTACGGCCACAGCACTGGCGACAGCGTGCTCCAAGAGCTGACCCGGGTCGTCAATCAACAGCTGCGGGAAACCGACTTCCAGGTCCGCCTGGGAGGCGAAGAGTTTTTGATCATCATGCCGGAGGTCGATGCGGATTCGGCGCATATTGCCATGGAGCGCATCCGCCAAAAGGTCGAGCAAACGCCTTACACCGAACATGAGCTGACCGTGACCCTATCGGCGGGCATCGCATGTTACATTGAAGCGTCGAGTACTCGAATGCTTGATCGCGCGGACA